In Lycium barbarum isolate Lr01 chromosome 9, ASM1917538v2, whole genome shotgun sequence, the DNA window TCTTCTACAGTTATATTTATATTATTAGGACttcgttcaaaaaaaaaaaaaaaaagaatttgatCCCTTATATTTGACCTCAGCTTTAAAGTAATCCTCCACTTTACATAGTTGGTGAACATGCACCCTTATGTTTGACCGAAGCTTCAAAATAGTCCCCAAATTTACTGTTTTCGTCCTTTTTAACTATATAATAAGAGTGAGTCCATGGGTACGACGAAGGGTATTCCGGTAATTTTATATATGATCCAACTTCTTTCTCCTTCTAGATAAATCCTACACAAATCCGTTTCTGCACAAAGTCCAACTTCTTTCTCCTTCTAGATAAATCCTACACAAATCCGTTTCTACACAAATCCTTTTCTACACAGATTTTCTCTTGCATCTTCCAATTTGTGTCTCTGGAAGTGTCCATCTTCGTGTTCACCCTCAATTTGTGTCTGTCCAAGTTCACCCTTGAGGTATGCTTCTCCCTCTTGCCCTAATTTTCTTCAAATTTACCAATTTTATGCCTTAAATAAATTCATTGTTATTGCTAGAATTTTCATGAATCTGCCGATTTTCTGGTGGGTTCTTTTGGTTGCTTCCTTTCTACTTATTCTTTTTGTTTGTTTGCTTAGCTTTCTGGTGCCGGGTCTgcttaaaaaaatcaaaatttgtaAAATTTTGAATTGACAAACTCGGTTGAAGAAAACACAATAGAAAGATGAATTTTTTCCGGCATTTGCAACAATCTCCAATAGAAAGatgaattttttaatatttttcctTTTAGTTCAAGGTATACTGAAACTAAATTGTGAACCTTCGATCTCTAATTTTGCAACAGAGGAATGGCAGTGGCTCCTCTCAACCCCTTATTTTTTATTCCGATTTTGTGCTAGAAGTAATAGGGCTATTTTTGAGtctattaaaattatttttcttctgtGTAGGTACTCATTTGAAGTAATTTCTTTGACCTTTTATATGAAGTTCATATTTGTTTGACGCCCGGCTGATTTTTGGTTAATTACCTTTTAATTTCTAACGTCAACCAACTTATGTGGAATTACTGTTTTTTTCGCAGAATTTATTAACTGCTTTTGTTGTGCAATACAACCAGTGCGTCTTACGACATTCTATTTTACCATTCTCTGGGTGTAAATCATGCGGGAATATAATGGGCAATGTCACATTGCATATGTCGAACTATTTGCCATTAGCATTAGCATGTACGCCTAATCATTTGAAATGCCTTTTCAAAATTTACCTTTTTGGTGTAGTCATATTACTGATCTTCTTACAGCAATTTATTTTCCCTTGACCTTGATCCACATCAGAAGCATAAATATACTTGCACAAATTCATCTATGGTGCTTTCCAAAGAAATCTTCTTTCCGGCACGCAGGAGTTCCATCGAGCTCTTAAAAGGCCTCAAAAGTCTAAAAGCTATAAACTTCCATTTAGCTATGTATGTTGTGGTTATGTGTCTGTTTTCCTCCTTTATTTGTTTATATAAGTTTCAAAATAGATACTTAGATACATGTTTCGGTTCTACAAAAGTCAAAATGGTATTTGAGCATCAAAAATGGGTCCTTTATGATCCTTATTGAGAATGAAGTTGGTGTCTCTTAACCTCCAAGAAATGTACCAGAAGATATCCCTGAGAAATTGTTACAAGGGGTTTCTATTTAATGGTTTCTCTTGTGCATATGCATTATATGATAAAGACAGTTGTTGTGGTTAAACAGATTTGGTTATTTTGACTAACTGAGGTTAGGTAAAATAATGTTTCTCCTCATAAATAAAGATGTATAACTTGGCTGTTTTGTATCGACCCTTTTGGGAATCAAAAAGCTTGCTGATTTTTAGTACTATAATTGCTGCTATTGTTGAATTTGTGCCAAAGTTGTAGTCTTTATTACGCTTGGTCCGTTGAATTCAATCCATGTAGTTGCTGCTTTTCACAGATTAAGTTGTGCCAGTGACAAGGCTGACTGTTATGCTATTACCTTATTTGACTCTAATTTACATTTCTCTTCATCATTTGGATAATTTTGCAAAATATAAGACATTGCCAACTTTTAACccactttaattatttttcagGGGATATAAAATGACACAACGACTTGACATATATGCAATCACTCCTGAAATACCTGACTGGACCTGTAAAGTGCAAGTTGTGGACATATGCAAACCAGGAGAAGGTATTCACCGAAAGATAAAATATTTGAACATGATCTTTCAAGATGAACAGGTAATTCCTTTTTCTAGCAAAATCATTTATTTATATCTATGTATGTATAACATTTTTGAATCAATTACTTCCATTGCCTGCGTATATCTGTTTCGTTATTTTTTTATGAATCATTCACAGGAAgaccaaataaaagctattatttatggtGATGAAATCTCCTCTTATCAAGATATATTCAAGCTGTTCCACACCTATTTGATAGCGGGTGCGCGCATACAAGTACCAAATTTGAGATATGAAAGACCCTTGCATACATTTGAGTGGATTATTGACAAAAAAACCATAGTTGATCCAATTGAAAAAGATAATCCAGATGAGGATGAATTGCCACCGCCCACAAAGCTGAATCTTACATCATTTGACGACATCAACAATCAGGCCTCCCAGTCTACCAAAGAGCAGCTTAAGGACGTAGAATTTAGTATGGTTATATTACTTCTTTTCAGTTTAACTTTTAACACATTCATCTATTAAATACAAATTGTTTTGCCAATAGATATACTCGCAATTGTTGTCCGCTGCTTCCCGCCAAGGTTTGTTGCAAGAGTCCAGAAAAGATTGCAAGAACTCATTCTCATCGATACTGAGTAAGTGCATTTGTAAATTTTTCAAAATCCTTATTGTTTTACAATTAAAAATATACAACATATTTCCCTTTTTTTATGTAACCAGCAAACAAGCTTTGACCTTCACACTATGGGAAGACACTTTTATTGAGGACGAAGGCAAGAAACTCCTTGACCAATTCGAAAAACGTCCTATTATCTTTGCCAGGCGTATTGGGGTATCCAAGTACAATGGTAAGCTAAATTAGTAACATAAGTTTGTAtttcataaataaaaaatattattgcaaTTAATTTAGGTATATTACTTTGTACTTTGTTAATATAGGTACATCGTTGACACAAAATTTAACACCACAATACAAATTGATCCCCCTTATTCCCAATGCCTACAATTGCACACATGGTACCGCATTACTCCAATCTATATTCTACTTGATTTTTCCTCATTATTGTTATCCTaaagttttttaattttttcctcgAATAGGGTCCAAGAAAACAGAGAAATGCTTGCTTCTTTCAGCCTGAGGAGCACATCTGAATCTGGATCTCTTATTAGCGTTTCAGTAGATGAACAAATAGTCCCAATTGCAAATGTTCAATCACAACAGGACGTTAGTATAATTTCTATTTACATAACTCATAATTTCTGCCCATACTTATCCATATAATAAGTAGTCTCATTTCCATTCAATGCAGGGGCATTCCTTCTCCATTGAGGCAAAAGTATCACTTCCAGATAAACTCAAAAGTTGCTATGTTTTATTATGTCCCGACTGCAAACAAGAAGTCAGAGGTTTAATAAAAAGAAAGTTTCTGTGTATGACTTGTAAGCAACGAAATATGTTAATTCCCAGGTATTTTTATCTCTAAGTTTACACATACATCCAAACACAATATTTACCATAATCCTTCTAttcttataatttttttatttttttttatcttttgcaCATATACACTTGCAGGTGCAGATTTGATGTAAATCTCCAAGATGCTTCCGGATCAATAATTGGGATAATTATGGACAAAGAAGCAGAAAAATTATTATCCCTTACCACAGATGAGATTTACGACCTTGCTTCAAATGAGGTGAGCATTCTAACTGAATAATTTACACAATCTGACTtttcaattgatcaaacaaaaagCTAAAATATATTTCTCCCCAGGATGAGTTGCTACCAATGCAGAATATTCAAAGCAAGCTAAATCAGAACTTTTCCATAATTCAAGTGAAAAAATCATTCTCCCGCACTTCTCATGTATCATCTGGAAAATTGTACATTTTGTCTTGCACTGAAAAAGGAAAAATGGTACATTCTCTCCCTGAATCATCAAAAACTGACATTGAAGAAGGcaacaaaaggaaaaagaaacatTTAGTTTCTTTTGATGAAGAAACAGAAGTACCAACCGAGCGACGTCACTCGCTCAAGCTGAAACAAAAACTGGAGCCAACAACTCcagtaaaaaagaaataaaggtCACCAAAAAATTCTCTTTCTTATTTCTTGTATgaatatatttatattatatcttTATACCCTCTTTCATTCTTTCTGGTAAACATATTTGCAGGATAACCCTTTTTTGCAATCACTTTTGCGTTTTGCGGAACAAAGGTAATTTATATCAAAACTTATTTACCCTATTCCATTGCTTAAATGTCCCACAATTTTCTTTTTACAAATTTTTAACATCAACCACAACTAAAATTTATTCATTCTTAAACAGCTCTTTTGTAAGGAAATCAATTCTCTTTTGAAGCTTGCTTTTGACTTTTTGTCTTGCAACTACATGTTCCAACAGCATATACATCCATCAAACAAAGGTAATAAAAATTACATTTATTCAATTAATCTTAATTTATTTTGcccaatttactactttcttatttctaaatttttatttcttcgactctatttaattatttatttatttatttatttatttatttatttatttattttcatatattACTATTTCTATAGGGATTTAGTCTGTCAATTCATCCTCTATGAAATTCCAATGTAAGTCTCCACTTTAAACAAatgattttctctttcttttatcCACATTATGCATTTGTCTTGCCTGCTCCTGCTTCACAACTTAAAGCATGACATATATAGCATGAGAATAGAGCTATTTTTACTAACCCCTCTGCTATCTTTTTGCAAAAATCATTTTCGCTATGGCTACATTTCATATAGTCAACATGCTTTGTAATTTTCTGGCCTCACAATGGTACTGGCTTCAAGGAGCTAAGCTTTCTCTTCTTTTGGGTTTTACAAAATGTACTGGAGATAAATGTTTTTCCTCAATATTGATTCCTAAATATTGTTTACTTAGACAGATCTCCTTTTATGTTACAACGCTTCTAAATGAACATGGCATATTAAATGAGAGTACACAAACTAACACACTGCAAGTTTTTCTTTCCTAAATCTATGTAGACATCTTTCTTACTGTTCCAGTTCATGGAAAATATGCTGCTGGATTCCTTAAATTCTGTTGTAATGACACTTTATGTTGGCTCAAGAGACAACTTGAGGATTCTTGTGAGCCTGCACAAGGTATTGATCACTTTTCATGTTCctcattatcattgttatttgTTTTAACCCGTATGTCTCttataatacaacaacaacaacatacccagtatattccCACAACTGGAGTCTGCGGAGGGTACATGAAACACAGAGGACATATCTTGAAGTACTTCTGAATAATCCAAAAGTGCACTTTGTGCAATACGAGCTAGCTTCTTTCTAATATAGATAATGTTTGATTGAAGATGGATAAGATTCAATTTGAGATCAACATTACAACATTTTTTACCTACAGATTACAGAGGACTAAGAGAGATTTAAATTCTAAAGAACATATTATAGTTATGACTGTGGATGTCTCATATAATGACATACATGTTTTCATTTTATGAGACTATATGCATGCAAGATGTATTGGGAGTATTTGTTTTCTATTCTATATGATTATACTATTATTTCTTAAtatagcttcttcttttttttgtaaGAATTTAGATTTTTATAAAGTGCTTGGACAACTTGAGACCAACTTATTTGCATGAAGAATCAGTAGTCAGATGTTTTATTTGAATATCTTCTAAGGTTCTCTTCCTAATTTTGAGTAATAAAATTACTATAGCTAAAATTCTTGGCCAGATTTTCACTCACTATGTTCCCTGTTGGTGTTGTAATTACATACACTAACGGACCTACTAATTGCATCAAGCAGTAATTAGGAACTAAAATAGATGACGAGTATGGATATATTCTTATTACGATATTTATCtgtaaaaaaaatattaggaggaTGCTATGCATGTAGCAGATAGGCATTCCTCCAGTGATTACATGGAGCTCCCTAAAGGaattaaaatttgaagttttATTACATACACCAGCAACAACAGGATCATGACATAAAAACAATAGATACGAGCATATGTTTGCCATTTCTGGTTGTCTTTGTATATATGATTTAACCATTTCTGGCGATCTTCTCTTATTTTCATCAAGTTGTTATTTCCGCTACATGTGTTAGCTATTTCATGAGATTAAGCAATTGAAGCTAAGAATTCTGTGTTGTATCTTGCAGTGCTATTGGCATGTTGGCATGAACTTCGCAGCTACCACAATTATATGGTTGCACAATTATGAATCCAAGCACAAGTTTTTGAAGTAAAGTTTCTCAAGATGGGAAAGGGTATTTTGCATATGACCATAATAGGTAATTTTCTCACTAATCCAAAATCCTAAATGAAGCTTTCTAACTGCTTTTGATTTCTATGTAGTATTTTTCTGGGCACTTTTTACAATTTGTTGAACCATCTTagtttctcttcttttctctttgCAATTGGATGAAGATCCAGTTTCTTATGAGGATTTTGCTAGAATTCAAGATTTTTTAGTGCAACCACAATCATTTTCCCCAACGCTGGATGGATCAGCATGTGAAACTATCAAATAGTGGACTACTGGTATTCTTTTCATATCAAGAATTGAAGCGCTAATTGATGCAATCAATTTCTCATCCATTTTTTAAACACAATTGCTTCAACTGAAAGAATAGTTACCACCTTTGATCCTTCACAGAGGAAATGTAACAACTGGCCTTCTCCCTTGTTCTTTCGGAATAATATGAATACTAATTGTCAAGTAAGAAGGCGAATTCGAAGATGATTAAGTAAAACATTTCCAACTTAATGTGTTAAGTTCCAATTTCCTATCATGATTTAGACTTTATGTGATACTTTACAAGTTTATCATTCTATCCGTATTTCTTTACACGTTTGTTTCAACTTTTTAATTTGGGCACCATTACAATTTGCAGGTTTATCGGGATATTGTACAAGTTTCTCCTCTCATTTCCACACCAGATCGTACCCGCTTACACCAAGAACATCAAAAATTTCACAAACTTTTCTCTTTCTAGCAAGCTTGGCAATGTAATAATATAACTTTGTTCCGTATAATATGAAGCATATTATGTTATAGGTAGTATATATTACCAATAAGAAAATGCCTTGCAAAGGTCAAATCACTTTTATATTACCAGTTTTCACCCGTGCCTTGCACGGGCTCGGGCCAACTAGTAAGTTAATAAATATGCTCCCTTATGtttgatagtaggttcaaaatagtcctccACTTAACTGTTTTCGTCCTTTAAGTTAATAAATATGCTCCCTTATGTTTGACAGGTGGTTCAAAATAGTCCGCCACTTAAATGTTTTGGAAAATCGTCACTTGCAAAATATCGATACGCGCAAAACCCATGGAAAAAACCAAGAGGAAGCCCAATATTTTATTTACGAAAGCTTACGGACTTCCATCAGTTATTTTCGAGCAATAATGTATAAGATataattttttaaagaaaaatatgacAAACGTCCATCGATTAACTTCACGATAAAATGGCGCCACAACTCATATGGTTTCCATACCTAGAAGAAAATATCCACAGCTGTGACAAAGTATACTCCTCCATCCCAATTAatatgatatagtttgactagacacgaagtttaagatgAAATGCTTTTGAAACTTTTGGTCTAAAATAAGCTAT includes these proteins:
- the LOC132608862 gene encoding uncharacterized protein LOC132608862 isoform X3, with product MNLPIFWGYKMTQRLDIYAITPEIPDWTCKVQVVDICKPGEGIHRKIKYLNMIFQDEQEDQIKAIIYGDEISSYQDIFKLFHTYLIAGARIQVPNLRYERPLHTFEWIIDKKTIVDPIEKDNPDEDELPPPTKLNLTSFDDINNQASQSTKEQLKDVEFNILAIVVRCFPPRFVARVQKRLQELILIDTDKQALTFTLWEDTFIEDEGKKLLDQFEKRPIIFARRIGVSKYNGSKKTEKCLLLSA
- the LOC132608862 gene encoding uncharacterized protein LOC132608862 isoform X2, yielding MTQRLDIYAITPEIPDWTCKVQVVDICKPGEGIHRKIKYLNMIFQDEQEDQIKAIIYGDEISSYQDIFKLFHTYLIAGARIQVPNLRYERPLHTFEWIIDKKTIVDPIEKDNPDEDELPPPTKLNLTSFDDINNQASQSTKEQLKDVEFNILAIVVRCFPPRFVARVQKRLQELILIDTDKQALTFTLWEDTFIEDEGKKLLDQFEKRPIIFARRIGVSKYNGTSLTQNLTPQYKLIPLIPNAYNCTHGSKKTEKCLLLSA
- the LOC132608862 gene encoding uncharacterized protein LOC132608862 isoform X1; its protein translation is MNLPIFWGYKMTQRLDIYAITPEIPDWTCKVQVVDICKPGEGIHRKIKYLNMIFQDEQEDQIKAIIYGDEISSYQDIFKLFHTYLIAGARIQVPNLRYERPLHTFEWIIDKKTIVDPIEKDNPDEDELPPPTKLNLTSFDDINNQASQSTKEQLKDVEFNILAIVVRCFPPRFVARVQKRLQELILIDTDKQALTFTLWEDTFIEDEGKKLLDQFEKRPIIFARRIGVSKYNGTSLTQNLTPQYKLIPLIPNAYNCTHGSKKTEKCLLLSA